One Heterodontus francisci isolate sHetFra1 chromosome 37, sHetFra1.hap1, whole genome shotgun sequence genomic window carries:
- the fndc10 gene encoding fibronectin type III domain-containing protein 10, which yields MRPLGVPVLLLFLCLWCECRLQRGNWLIGGSWNSSSPGIAGEGSEEEEAGRAGALRNGSSPDAEEAGSGLEDGTCAYKVLLKGRGAGRICFRTTDSGFSCGAARCRVYRSSRSLVANVMANSSVFLQWRPRTLHHLRGFHINCTWSGLYTQFQCDSVQLGVACRDYLLSSVHDSVDYRICLHTLYGNRSQRDEECLQFRAEPAGMQDIVIAMTAVGGSICVMLVIICLLVAYITENIMHPAFPRSSSKRGHDDHRVTT from the coding sequence ATGCGGCCGCTCGGGGTGCCGGTGCTGCTGCTGTTCCTCTGCTTGTGGTGCGAGTGCAGACTGCAGCGGGGGAACTGGCTGATCGGCGGCTCCTGGAATTCCAGCAGCCCCGGGATCGCCGGAGAAGGGAGCGAGGAGGAGGAGGCTGGGAGAGCGGGGGCGCTGCGGAACGGCAGCAGCCCCGATGCCGAGGAGGCAGGGAGCGGCCTGGAGGACGGCACCTGCGCCTACAAAGTGTTGCTGAAGGGCAGAGGCGCCGGGCGGATCTGTTTCAGGACCACGGACAGCGGCTTCAGCTGCGGCGCGGCCCGCTGCCGGGTTTACCGCTCCAGCCGCTCGCTGGTGGCCAATGTGATGGCGAACAGCAGCGTGTTCCTGCAGTGGCGGCCCCGCACCCTGCACCACCTCCGGGGCTTCCACATCAACTGTACCTGGAGCGGCCTCTACACTCAGTTCCAGTGCGACAGCGTCCAGCTCGGGGTGGCGTGCCGGGACTACCTGCTCAGCAGCGTCCACGACAGCGTGGATTACCGCATCTGCCTGCACACCCTGTACGGCAACCGCAGCCAACGGGACGAGGAGTGCCTGCAGTTCCGGGCAGAGCCGGCCGGCATGCAGGACATTGTCATCGCCATGACGGCCGTGGGGGGCTCCATCTGCGTGATGCTGGTGATCATCTGCCTCTTGGTGGCCTACATTACCGAGAACATCATGCACCCTGCCTTTCCCAGGTCCTCTTCCAAGCGGGGACACGATGACCACAGAGTAACCACGTAA